GGGCGTCGGCGACGCCCGGCTCAAGCAGCGGATCGCCGCCGCGCTCCCCTCCTCCTACGAGCTGCGGACCGCGAGCGAGAAGGCCAAGTCCGACACCGACCGGCTCGGTACGTTCCTCGACGTGATCAAGTACGTGATGCTGGGCTTCGCCGGCATCGCCGTGCTCGTGGGCGTGTTCCTCATCGTCAACACCTTCTCGATGCTCATCGCCCAACGCACCCGCGAACTGGGCCTGCTGCGCGCCCTGGGCGCCGACCGGCGGCAGGTGCGCCGGTCCGTGCTGATGGAGGCCCTGCTGCTCGGCCTGGTCGGCTCGACGCTCGGGCTCGCCGTGGGCATCGGACTCGCGGCCGGGCTCATCCGGCTGATGAGCGCGTTCGGCATGAACATCCGGTCCACCGACATGGTGATCGGCTGGGCGACTCCCGTCGCGGCGTACGTCGTCGGGGTCGGCGTCACGTTCGTCGCGGCGTACCTCCCGGCCCGGCGCGCGGCCGGCGTCTCCCCCATGGCGGCCCTGACGGACGCCGAGGTCGCCGGTGTGGGCAGACCGCTCAGGGTCCGCGCGGTGGCGGGCGCGATCGTCGGCACGCTCGGTGTGGCCGCGCTGGCGGGGTGCGCCCGGGCGACGGAAACCGCGTCGGCCGCCTCCCTCCTCGGGGTCGGCGTGATCCTCACGCTCGTCGCGACCGTGATCGCCGGCCCGCTGCTGGTGCGTCCGCTGATCCGGGTGCTGGGTGCCGCCTTCCCCGCGCTGTTCGGCGCGGTCGGGCGGATGAGCCAGCGCAACGCCCTGCGCAATCCGCGCCGCACCGGGGCCACCGCTTCCGCCCTGATGGTCGGGCTCGCCCTGGTGGGCGGGATGTCGGTGGCGAGCGCGTCCATGTCCAAGTCGTTCGACCAGCAGATCGACAAGACGCTGGGCGTGGACTTCGTGGTGCAGAACCGCAATTTCCGGCCCTTCCCTCAGGAGATCACCGACCGGGTCCGCGCCACTGACGGCACCGGGCTCGTCGTACGCCAGCGGTTCACGCCCGTCGCGGTGCGGCTGCCGGACGGCAAGCGCGTCGAGACGACGGCCGCGGGCTACGATCCCCGGCTCGACGACGTCGCCCACATCACCTACGCGCAGGGCGACACGGCCGCCGCCCTCGCGGACGGCAACGTGGCCATGGACGCGCAGTTCGCGAAGAGCCACGACGTCCGCGTCGGCAGTGCGATCCCGGTCCAGTTCCCGGCCGGACGCCACACCGATCTGAAGGTCGGCGCGCTCACCGACCAGGACGGGTCGGAGGGCTTCATTCAGGGCGGGGTGTTCTTCGGGATGGCGACGCTCCAGAAGTACGTGCCGAACGGACAGGACTCCGCCCTGTACGTCAACGCCGGGCCCGGTACCTCGAAGGACCAGCTGCGGTCACGCCTGGAGAAGACACTCGCCGCATACCCCCAGGTCCAGGTGCGCGACCGGGCCGACTACAAGAAGCTCGTGCACGACCAGATCGCCGTGCTGCTCTACCTCGTGTACGCGCTGCTCGGCCTGGCGATCGTCATCGCGGTGCTCGGGGTGGTCAATACCCTGGCCCTGTC
The Streptomyces sp. CGMCC 4.7035 DNA segment above includes these coding regions:
- a CDS encoding ABC transporter permease — its product is MLKATLRSFLAHKGRLMLSALAVILSVAFVAGSLIFSDTVTRTFDRLFASTAADVTVSPKEDLSSQVPSGVTATLPAALAAKVAKVDGVAAVHVDAAVSDITVVDRENAPVGPTTGAPTIAKNWYVTDRSPVKLTSGHAPRGPGEALLDADTARHKHVRIGDRLTVLARPGSFKVRVVGIATFTTTNPGAALVFLDTPTAQTKLLGSSKAATSISVDAAQGVGDARLKQRIAAALPSSYELRTASEKAKSDTDRLGTFLDVIKYVMLGFAGIAVLVGVFLIVNTFSMLIAQRTRELGLLRALGADRRQVRRSVLMEALLLGLVGSTLGLAVGIGLAAGLIRLMSAFGMNIRSTDMVIGWATPVAAYVVGVGVTFVAAYLPARRAAGVSPMAALTDAEVAGVGRPLRVRAVAGAIVGTLGVAALAGCARATETASAASLLGVGVILTLVATVIAGPLLVRPLIRVLGAAFPALFGAVGRMSQRNALRNPRRTGATASALMVGLALVGGMSVASASMSKSFDQQIDKTLGVDFVVQNRNFRPFPQEITDRVRATDGTGLVVRQRFTPVAVRLPDGKRVETTAAGYDPRLDDVAHITYAQGDTAAALADGNVAMDAQFAKSHDVRVGSAIPVQFPAGRHTDLKVGALTDQDGSEGFIQGGVFFGMATLQKYVPNGQDSALYVNAGPGTSKDQLRSRLEKTLAAYPQVQVRDRADYKKLVHDQIAVLLYLVYALLGLAIVIAVLGVVNTLALSVVERTREIGLLRAIGLARRQLRRMIRLESVVIAVFGAVLGLALGLVWGVCIHQVLALQGMKALDVPWGTIIAVVIGSAVVGVVAALLPALRASRMNVLAAIAHE